One Triticum dicoccoides isolate Atlit2015 ecotype Zavitan chromosome 4B, WEW_v2.0, whole genome shotgun sequence genomic window carries:
- the LOC119295493 gene encoding RING-H2 finger protein ATL74-like, whose protein sequence is MRRLSDAGEATPLVTPAAAAAAGGTLASPAAAGSNANFDANMVIILAALLCVLIFALGLNSVIRCVLHCGRRLAPSSSLAASATAARTTTSVHVQAGLKRKALRKIPVEVYGGAKSSGCALPATATECAICLGEFADGEKVRVLPRCHHGFHVRCIDMWLATHTSCPNCRASLAEDGAAAANGGGR, encoded by the coding sequence ATGCGGCGGCTTAGCGACGCAGGGGAGGCCACGCCACTGGTCACCcccgcggcggccgcggcggcgggcggcaccTTGGCGTCGCCGGCCGCTGCGGGGAGCAACGCCAACTTCGACGCCAACATGGTGATCATCCTCGCAGCGCTGCTCTGCGTTCTCATATTCGCGCTCGGGCTCAACTCCGTCATCCGCTGCGTGCTCCACTGCGGCCGCCGGCTCGCGCCGTCGTCGAGCCTCGCGGCCAGCGCCACCGCGGCGAGGACGACGACATCCGTTCACGTGCAGGcggggctcaagaggaaggcgctgAGGAAGATACCCGTGGAGGTGTACGGCGGGGCCAAGTCGTCCGGTTGCGCCCTCCCGGCCACGGCCACGGAGTGCGCCATCTGCCTCGGCGAGTTCGCCGACGGCGAGAAGGTGCGCGTGCTCCCTCGGTGCCACCACGGATTCCACGTCCGCTGCATCGACATGTGGCTCGCCACGCACACTTCCTGCCCCAACTGCCGGGCCTCGCTCGCTGAGGACGGCGCCGCCGCTGCCAACGGCGGAGGGAGATAG